The genomic DNA AGGggtaaattgaattaattagatCATGAAAATGATCTCTTCTGACTATTTACCAATTCTAGCCTTAATGAACATAATTATCTAATATGTGTTGCTGGTGGGAGATAATAGATATCCCGTAAAATCAGTCGAGGTGCGTCAAAATTGGCCTGACGTCAAGGGGTGGACATGTCCACTGACCACTCCTATTCACATAGTTCTTTTGAGGAGAGAAGATATTATGTCTTATTCCTTGCATGTGTTTTAGTCTTTTGGCACAAAAAATGGCTAGTTCACAATCCACATTCCTAGTCACAATAAGAATTCAGAATATTTGTACCTAGTAAAAATTTAATAGGGATAATACATGAATATGCGCTTTAACCCAGGGGCGGCTCAATGTAACTGGGGGTCTAAAGCGAAATTTTCTTTGAGGCCTAAAAAGtttcatacatatttatttaaaaattatttttctaattgtttagATGCACATTATTACTTCAACTTTTtaaaagatgatttatttgagtactttttaaaaaaaatttaattagttttaggtaagattttatcaatttaatgCTGAAAAATATCCTTTCACTAAAgcaatcattatatgaattgttaacataattctCTAAGGAATAAGTTGACAAACTTTAAGTAaaataagagttagaaccatagaatCTGATTCAAGACGTTGATAACTTGATATATCTAactttgattgaaaatttaagtaaaaaacaATTGtgattcactttgttcaacactgtTCAACTAATGATTCAGATTTATGATAGAGTATTACTTTAACTtatcaaagatttgaagaaaaagagtgaaaaaggatttttaaaataaataaataatgtgaatgTCAGAAATGTAATAAGACAAAACAacgttttcttgatttcttctatttgagtGGAGTTAAGGAGAATAAAATTANNNNNNNNNNNNNNNNNNNNNNNNNNNNNNNNNNNNNNNNNNNNNNNNNNNNNNNNNNNNNNNNNNNNNNNNNNNNNNNNNNNNNNNNNNNNNNNNNNNNNNNNNNNNNNNNNNNNNNNNNNNNNNNNNNNNNNNNNNNNNNNNNNNNNNNNNNatatatatatatatactttttattataaataattattatttttataaaaataaaaacacataatttGTTCTTGGTAAAAATTTGAGGCCTCccaaaattgggggcctaaggcatgTGCCTTAATTTTTCTAAGCAAGAGCCGCCCCTGCTTTAACCTAGCCTTAGTTAACATATATGCCTTTCAACTTTTTGATTGTGCACATGTAGACatttaaaattgtataaagttgaataaataatgaatatgGTCAAATTAAAAAAcacgtttatatattatgctaATTTGTTTCATTGTTTTCGTTAAGTGGCTTGCAGAACTAATTCATTCTATTTTTATCACGATTCTTCATACATGTCAAATACTTCTCACAAAAATTTGGAAAGAATGGaactatttgattttgatttgatcttAATAGAAATGAAGATGTACaattcatttcaaaataaataagaagagcATTAATTAGTggtaaaagaaaaggaaaaaacaaagaCCAAAGAGTTAGACTCATCAGTTAAAATGTAGTTTTAGTATATGGGAATAGATTTTGCATTGAGAGAATAAAACGCATTCGTGAAATGCGATTTAAGAAATAATTCcttcatttcaaaataagtggaGTTTCACGTAATAAATAAGACATTAATgatgttttttcaattttatccttattaaataaagaaatttttaCGTAACAAAAAAATACCAAAGAGttgcatttcatttttttagagtTTACTTGTGGGACTATACTGTGTATGTTATTGTAcccctccgttccattttatttGTCACGTTTTCTTTACACGttcattaagaaaatataaactaaaagagtaatttgattaaattatctttatttACTCTTTGATCTCAGTTTAATAATATTCTGTTTTTCACCACATTAATCTCTCGTCATTTATTGAGTGATAAATAATTAGTTATATCTTAATAATCTAAAGTGACAATTATTTTGGACCAATTACTCACTCTGTTTCATATTACTTGACTCATGTTGATCTGACACATTCTTAAAAAAACTTTAGTTAGAGATGTATTTTATTAAACGAACTTTATTAATGATGTTTTAAAACTCTAAATTTAGTTGCTGCTACTACTTTATATAGTTATTTGATACTAAGGGTAgtatgaaaattaataataaaactctcttaatttgctaaaataagatttaattttaatatacaatccaagtaaaatgaaacaaagaGAGTATGTGTACAGGAAGAAACGTGACCTACTACTTTAAATAGCTACAAATTTGAAGAAAGGTGATTATATCTGTTTAGATTGCCAACTAAAAGACCATGTACCAAcattaacataaaatatgtaCATGGAAAGTTTgtgttaaattaaaattaggatattattgttgggtagATGACCTAACAAACATTTTTTCCTACCAATTATCACAACCAAAACTTAATTCTCAATTCCTATTTTCAACATTCACATATTCTATATAAACTTGTTAAAAGTGAAACTTTAAAGTACAATCAATCTTCAACAATGTCTTACAACCACAATCAATCTTTTTTCATGTTATTAGTTATCACTTTGTCAATAACAAGTTTCTATGTAATTCAAGCAGAAGCGCGCCATCTTCTTGAAGTAACTATTCCCGAGCTTCCTAAGCCTGAAATGCCACAACTCCCGGAGATCCCAACTATACCAAAGCCTGAATTTCCTGAAATTCCAAAACCTGAGCTACCAACTCTACCAAAGCCCGAACTTCCAACGTTGCCAAAACTCGAGATGCCTGTCATTCCTAAGCCTGAACTGCCAACTTTGCCAAAGCCAGAAATTCCTCAAGTGCCTAAAAAGCCTTGAggaaatatatatgaaatgcTCTTTGATTCATTGAATTGAAGCAGCATTCTTGAAATGTAACACTATTATATATTGTTTCATATGGTCATGTGATTTTCTTTGTTGTGCTagaaaaatttcattttggAAATGTCATATCTTTCATTAAGCAGAATTTTACAAACTGTTGTTCAATCCacaaagaaattaaaacttACACTCTTTTTTTACTACACATAGTAGACATTGCAAAACAGACCACACATTATTACAAGAATTAAGACAGCAATTTAATTCCAAACATGTGGTATATATACATTGTTCGTACTCTTTAAAAATGTTGTTGCAcccacatatatatatatatataagacaaCAGACATCCGTCAATATTTTCAAAGAGTCGAAACAATACAAGTATACATACgtagaaatatttatttatcagTTGAGATGGTGAGTCTCAATATCTTTGGACATATTGAGAACAAGTTCCATATATGTGTGTGGGTCTGGCACATTTGcattcttcttttcatattcCAAGATCCAAATAACTAAGTCGTTTTCATCCTTTGTCTCAAAATGATGTTATACATGGAAAGtttgtgataaaataaattaggatATTATTGTTGAGAAATGACCTAACAAACAATTTTTCCTACCAATCACAACCAAAACATCCACATacctatataaaaaataaacttgttCAAGGTGAAACCTAAAGTACAATAAATCTTCCACAATGGCTTACAACCACAAccaatcatttttcttgttaTTACTTATCACTTTGTCAATAAAACAAGTAGCTATGTAATTCAAGCATAAGCGCACCATCTTTTTGAAGTAACTATATCAAATGCTCTTTGATTCATTGAAGCAGCATTTACACTTTATTATTGTGTCATATGGTcatgtgtttatctttgttGTGCTagaaaaatttcattttggAAAGATTATTTATGTCATGATATTTTATGATCAATAACAAGAATTGTTAATGTAATTGTTCTGTCATCAGTTCACTATACACACCTTATGTTACAATCCAAAATCCAAATAgcatttatttttcaatatcaaTAGACTCAGACTGAGTCATCATTAAGCAGAATTTTACAAACTGTAATTCAATCcacaaagaaattaaaaattacacacttttttttttactacatATAGTAGACATTACAAAGCACACCACACTAATTTATAAGACTTaagacaacaatttttttccaaacatATGGTACATATTCATTTGCTTGTACTCTTTAAAAATGTTGGTGCGTCGACAACACACATCCATCAGTATTTTCAAAGAGCTGTCCAAGCAACATAAATATACATATGTAGCAATATTTATTTATCAGTTGAGATGGTGAGTCTCAATATCTTTGGACATATTAAGAATAAATTCCATAAATGGACAAATTTTGtagcaaataaacaataaaattcatTGTTAATTCTAATTAGTAAGGAATTATTTATGAATAGATAATTGTGAATTTACGTTAATTTGaaattcataaatattaaatctCGAATCATTGTGAAGTGGTATGGTGGTGGCTTACCATGAATGAAGTACCAAGAAAGGACAGAGCCAACAGTTTCCCATTCACCTTCATGAATGTCTACATTTTGTATTTTGTCACACATATGGTGTGGTCTATGCCTAAATATCTCATGAAACACATCTCCATCACTCTTTATGCTTATCTCTGAAACCAACTTTCCTTCTAGGCTCATCTCTCTTAattttatgatatgatatgatatgatatatattaACGAGTGTCTGTGGTTCATCATTGCATGGCTCTCTGCCCTTTTATAGCTGTTAGGTAATGCAAATATGTCTAGACTCTAGCTAGACTACaaattttgcaatttttttttgcctatatacaaaagtaaaaaaaaattgaaagactaAAATAGCCATCAAAAGTTGAACAACTATTTTGTCCatccaaaaatcaaattaactaccatacaaataataacataTACTCGGTTCACAAAAGTGGGTTTTGAGAGGATAGAGTGCACGTAGACTTTACCCTTACAATCCTACAGAGACTGTTTCTCTATCACCTTACATCATAATAACTAAGGTGGCATTTAC from Solanum stenotomum isolate F172 unplaced genomic scaffold, ASM1918654v1 scaffold33056, whole genome shotgun sequence includes the following:
- the LOC125852224 gene encoding protein PELPK1-like yields the protein MSYNHNQSFFMLLVITLSITSFYVIQAEARHLLEVTIPELPKPEMPQLPEIPTIPKPEFPEIPKPELPTLPKPELPTLPKLEMPVIPKPELPTLPKPEIPQVPKKP